A region of Paenibacillus sp. 37 DNA encodes the following proteins:
- a CDS encoding ATP-binding protein produces MKPITYKKTPRYVLLSILFLTILLGFRWIWSETFTIPAHPEPIEGLLDLRGWDLANTSPISLDGEWEFYPQTLISTRDAKITDNPSSWIQVPDDWRNALPQSSSSFGYGTYRLRILLDPSVEEVSLWAQKIQASSIIEMNGTIVAEFGQPATHAEAYRPERTAFTTSYVLDGASELNLLVQTANFDDPYSGGITRSLYFGSPEAIGSERGLSIDLQKITFAILILHSLYAFVMFLFIRKERALLTFSMLTLVAALTVVSDHDSLLLSWIPLNFTWIVKAKALSYPLFAFFLLQMARSFSHSLQGRRLFRAYASMLGIYFVFLLIAPVTLVYHVLETGLSNFLYLFAIGWSVYLFFRMAAEKRRDASFLLFAATSSLSSVLWGIVNSHSEITNVYYPIDVIAAIFGFAAYWFRKYFRNSSEIEKLYEQLKEEDRQKDQFLVNTAHELRTPLHGIINIAESIAVRERRKSGGQQAEDMKLLVTIGRRMSQLVDDLLDVIRLKEKRITLQKKPLSLASVIPGVIGMFRFMAEGKPIHMQVDIPDSLPLIQADERRLVQVLYNLLHNALKFTDEGTITVSVREHGEYVLIQISDTGVGMSEEIQQRIFEAYEQGTPEARLSGGIGLGLNISRQLTELHGGQLTVQSVPGQGSTFQISLPREDTASLSDQTEQQWDAHSFDEIAIAEPQQQTVSHDKTAARILAVDDDPVNLRVLISMLANEPYHIQPAASALEALELLDKEPWDLLIADVMMPHISGYELTEKVRKRYSVSELPILLLTARNEPADVYAGFMAGATDYVTKPVDAVELRHRIGSLIVLKQSIDERLRMEAAYLQAQIQPHFLFNTLNSIMVLSEMDTERMQKLGDAFIEYLQTSFHFVNSEKMVEVTHELDLSRAYLYIEKERFMHRLNVIWDIPDDLDLSLPPLTIQPLIENAVRHGILSKVEGGTVHIRIINQTASTLIEIEDDGVGMQPEQIERALAWPKKGPGGTGGIGLTNTHRRLTQMYGQGLTIVSSPGQGTKVSFVIPLDHSIRA; encoded by the coding sequence ATGAAACCTATAACCTATAAAAAGACACCCCGATATGTATTGCTGTCGATTCTATTCCTGACTATTTTGCTTGGCTTTCGCTGGATATGGTCTGAGACTTTCACTATACCCGCACATCCTGAACCCATTGAAGGCTTGTTAGACCTTCGAGGCTGGGACCTCGCCAACACTTCACCCATATCCCTGGATGGAGAATGGGAGTTTTATCCCCAGACGTTAATCTCTACTCGTGACGCGAAAATAACGGATAACCCATCCTCATGGATTCAAGTTCCTGATGACTGGCGTAATGCATTACCACAATCCTCATCATCGTTCGGATATGGGACGTACCGTCTTCGCATACTTTTAGATCCATCTGTGGAGGAAGTCTCTCTCTGGGCTCAGAAAATCCAGGCATCTTCGATCATCGAGATGAACGGGACCATTGTTGCCGAATTCGGCCAACCTGCCACTCATGCCGAAGCCTATCGACCAGAAAGGACTGCATTTACAACTTCCTATGTGCTTGACGGCGCCAGTGAACTTAATCTTTTGGTGCAGACAGCCAATTTTGACGATCCATATAGCGGTGGGATCACACGCTCTCTCTATTTTGGTTCTCCAGAAGCCATTGGAAGTGAACGAGGATTATCCATTGACCTGCAAAAGATTACATTCGCCATACTGATTTTGCACAGCCTATACGCTTTTGTTATGTTTCTGTTTATCCGGAAGGAACGAGCTCTGCTGACGTTCTCAATGCTAACACTGGTTGCTGCCCTAACGGTCGTCTCCGACCATGACAGTCTGTTATTAAGTTGGATTCCACTCAACTTCACTTGGATCGTTAAGGCCAAAGCGTTATCCTATCCGTTGTTCGCATTCTTTCTTTTACAGATGGCTAGAAGCTTCTCCCATAGTCTACAAGGACGTAGATTATTCCGAGCCTATGCCAGCATGCTTGGTATCTACTTTGTATTTCTATTGATTGCACCGGTGACCCTTGTCTACCATGTGCTGGAGACAGGACTTTCTAATTTCCTGTACCTATTTGCTATCGGCTGGTCTGTGTACCTGTTCTTCCGCATGGCTGCCGAGAAGCGAAGGGACGCCAGCTTTTTGTTATTTGCGGCAACCAGCAGCTTATCCAGCGTACTATGGGGAATTGTGAACTCACATAGCGAAATTACCAATGTATATTATCCAATAGATGTTATTGCGGCCATATTCGGCTTTGCCGCGTATTGGTTCAGGAAATACTTCCGTAATTCAAGCGAAATTGAGAAGTTGTACGAGCAGCTCAAAGAGGAGGATCGCCAGAAGGATCAGTTTCTTGTGAATACGGCTCATGAATTGCGTACACCGCTGCACGGGATCATCAATATCGCCGAGAGCATCGCGGTCCGTGAACGGCGTAAATCAGGTGGGCAACAGGCAGAAGACATGAAGCTGTTAGTTACCATCGGCCGACGCATGTCCCAACTGGTTGATGACCTCCTTGATGTCATTCGTTTGAAGGAAAAACGTATTACACTTCAGAAGAAACCTTTATCTCTTGCCTCGGTCATTCCAGGCGTGATCGGTATGTTCCGATTCATGGCAGAGGGCAAGCCCATCCATATGCAGGTGGATATTCCAGACTCACTGCCGTTGATTCAGGCCGATGAGAGAAGACTTGTTCAGGTGCTCTACAACCTGTTGCATAATGCACTCAAATTTACCGATGAGGGTACAATTACCGTGTCCGTTCGGGAACATGGAGAGTACGTCTTGATTCAAATTTCAGATACAGGTGTTGGTATGAGTGAGGAGATACAACAGCGAATATTCGAGGCGTATGAACAAGGGACTCCAGAGGCCCGTTTAAGCGGAGGAATCGGCCTCGGTCTCAATATCAGTAGGCAGCTTACCGAACTCCATGGCGGCCAACTCACCGTGCAATCCGTACCTGGGCAAGGATCGACCTTCCAGATCTCGCTTCCACGGGAAGACACTGCATCGCTATCGGACCAGACTGAGCAGCAATGGGACGCTCACAGCTTCGATGAAATTGCGATTGCAGAGCCGCAGCAGCAGACCGTCTCTCATGATAAGACTGCCGCAAGAATTCTTGCCGTCGATGATGATCCTGTTAACCTGCGAGTACTGATCTCCATGCTTGCGAATGAACCTTACCATATTCAACCTGCAGCCTCGGCGCTTGAGGCACTTGAATTGTTGGATAAGGAGCCTTGGGACTTACTGATTGCCGATGTCATGATGCCCCATATATCCGGTTATGAATTGACCGAGAAAGTACGCAAGCGTTATTCGGTATCCGAGCTTCCCATCCTGTTGCTGACGGCCCGTAACGAACCAGCGGATGTATACGCCGGATTCATGGCCGGTGCTACGGACTATGTCACCAAGCCCGTGGATGCCGTTGAATTAAGGCATCGCATCGGGTCTCTAATTGTACTGAAACAATCCATTGATGAGCGACTGCGCATGGAGGCTGCTTACTTACAAGCACAGATTCAGCCCCATTTTCTTTTTAATACGCTCAATTCAATCATGGTTCTTAGTGAGATGGACACGGAGCGAATGCAGAAACTGGGCGATGCTTTTATCGAGTACCTTCAGACCAGCTTTCATTTTGTTAATTCGGAGAAAATGGTTGAGGTCACTCATGAGTTGGATCTCTCCCGCGCCTATCTCTACATTGAGAAAGAACGATTCATGCATCGGTTGAACGTCATCTGGGATATTCCCGATGATCTCGATCTATCCCTGCCGCCACTCACCATTCAACCGCTCATTGAGAATGCTGTTCGACATGGTATTCTCAGCAAAGTTGAGGGTGGAACCGTGCATATCCGAATTATCAACCAAACAGCGTCCACCTTGATTGAGATCGAGGATGACGGTGTGGGGATGCAGCCCGAGCAGATCGAACGGGCACTGGCATGGCCCAAGAAAGGTCCCGGCGGAACTGGAGGCATTGGATTAACCAACACACATCGCCGGTTGACCCAGATGTACGGACAAGGTTTGACCATCGTCAGCTCGCCGGGCCAAGGTACGAAAGTTTCCTTTGTCATCCCTTTGGACCACAGCATAAGAGCCTGA
- a CDS encoding malate:quinone oxidoreductase yields the protein MSQGQTSTDVILIGAGIMSATLGTLLKELAPDWNIKVFEKLATAGEESSNEWNNAGTGHAALCELNYTVERPDGTVDISKAIKVNEQFQISKQFWSYLVNSRLIRNPRDFIMPIPHLSYVHGESNVQFLKRRYDSLSNHPLFAGMEFSDNKKELAKWMPLMMKDRTSNEPVAATKIDSGTDVNFGALTRMLIKHLKEQHVGIHYQHSVKNMKRTSDGQWELSVKNLKSGAVERHKAKFVFIGAGGGSLHLLQKTGIPEGKHIGGFPVSGIFMVCKNQKVVEQHHAKVYGKASVGAPPMSVPHLDTRFIDNKKSLLFGPFAGFSPKFLKTGSNADLITSVKMHNLLTMLAAGVKEISLTKYLIQQLMLSKEQRMAELRDFVPGAKSEDWDMVLAGQRVQVIKDTVQGGKGTLQFGTEVVTSADGTIAALLGASPGASTAVQVMLEILQRCFPQHMEAWEPKIKEMIPSYGISLVENLDLLKEVHSSTAKALGLSDEKQVLHV from the coding sequence GCCGGAATTATGAGTGCAACTTTGGGAACTTTGCTAAAAGAATTGGCACCAGACTGGAATATTAAGGTTTTCGAAAAGCTAGCCACTGCAGGAGAGGAAAGTTCCAATGAATGGAATAATGCCGGAACCGGGCATGCTGCATTGTGCGAACTTAACTATACCGTTGAACGACCAGACGGAACCGTAGATATTAGCAAAGCGATTAAAGTGAATGAACAATTTCAGATCTCAAAGCAATTTTGGTCCTATCTCGTCAATAGCCGTCTGATTCGTAATCCGCGGGACTTCATTATGCCGATTCCTCATTTGAGTTATGTACATGGAGAGAGCAATGTCCAGTTTTTGAAAAGACGTTATGACTCCTTGTCGAATCACCCGTTGTTCGCAGGCATGGAATTCTCGGATAACAAGAAAGAACTGGCGAAATGGATGCCGCTAATGATGAAAGATCGTACAAGTAATGAGCCTGTTGCAGCAACCAAAATTGACTCCGGTACGGACGTTAACTTTGGTGCTTTAACGCGTATGCTAATCAAACATTTGAAGGAACAACACGTGGGCATCCACTACCAACATAGCGTGAAGAATATGAAACGCACCAGCGATGGACAATGGGAACTGTCCGTGAAAAACCTGAAGAGCGGTGCAGTCGAACGCCATAAGGCGAAATTCGTCTTCATTGGTGCGGGCGGCGGAAGTCTGCATTTGCTCCAGAAGACGGGCATTCCGGAAGGTAAACATATCGGCGGATTCCCGGTCAGTGGCATCTTTATGGTGTGCAAAAATCAAAAAGTCGTGGAACAGCATCATGCCAAGGTATATGGTAAGGCTTCGGTAGGGGCTCCGCCTATGTCCGTTCCACATCTGGATACCCGGTTTATCGACAATAAGAAGTCGCTGTTATTCGGACCGTTTGCCGGGTTCTCGCCGAAGTTCCTGAAGACGGGTTCCAATGCTGACTTAATCACGTCGGTTAAGATGCATAATCTGCTTACGATGCTTGCAGCAGGTGTCAAAGAAATTTCTTTGACCAAATATCTGATCCAACAACTGATGTTATCCAAAGAACAACGTATGGCAGAATTGCGTGATTTTGTTCCGGGTGCGAAGAGTGAGGATTGGGATATGGTTCTGGCAGGGCAGCGTGTTCAGGTCATCAAGGATACCGTCCAAGGTGGCAAAGGAACGCTCCAATTCGGTACGGAAGTGGTCACATCTGCAGATGGAACAATTGCGGCTTTGTTAGGTGCATCACCGGGTGCATCCACCGCGGTTCAGGTCATGCTTGAGATTCTTCAGCGGTGCTTCCCGCAGCATATGGAGGCATGGGAGCCAAAGATCAAGGAAATGATTCCTTCCTACGGCATATCCCTTGTGGAGAATCTGGATCTCCTCAAAGAGGTTCATTCTTCAACAGCCAAAGCGCTGGGATTATCGGATGAAAAACAAGTCCTGCACGTATAA